One part of the Eulemur rufifrons isolate Redbay chromosome 16, OSU_ERuf_1, whole genome shotgun sequence genome encodes these proteins:
- the CNPY2 gene encoding protein canopy homolog 2 — protein MKSWGWLALLLGALLGTAWARRSQDLHCGACRALVDELEWEIAQVDPKKTIQMGSFRINPDGSQSVVEVPYARSEAHLTELLEEVCDRMKEYGEQIDPSTHRKNYVRVVGRNGESSELDLQGIRIDSDISGTLKFACESIVEEYEDELIEFFSREADNVKDKLCSKRTDLCDHALHTSHDEL, from the exons ATGAAAAGCTGGGGTTGGCTGGCCCTGCTTCTGGGGGCCTTGCTGGGAACTGCCTGGGCTCGGAGAAGCCAGGATCTACACTGTGGAG CTTGCAGGGCTCTAGTGGATGAACTGGAGTGGGAAATTGCCCAGGTGGATCCCAAGAAGACCATTCAGATGGGATCTTTCCGGATCAATCCAGATGGCAGCCAGTCAGTGGTGGAG GTGCCTTATGCTCGCTCAGAGGCCCACCTCACAGAGCTGCTAGAGGAGGTATGTGACCGGATGAAGGAGTACGGGGAACAAATTGACCCTTCCACCCACCGCAAGAACTACGTACGTGTAGTGGGCCGGAATGGAGAATCCAGTGAACTGGACCTACAGGGAATCCGAATCGATTCAGATATCAGCGGCACCCTCAAGTTTGCG TGTGAGAGCATTGTGGAGGAATATGAGGATGAACTCATTGAATTCTTTTCCCGAGAGGCTGACAATGTTAAAGACAAACTTTGTAGTAAGCGAACAG ATCTCTGTGACCATGCCCTGCACACATCTCATGATGAGCTATGA